The following are encoded in a window of Candidatus Methylomirabilis tolerans genomic DNA:
- a CDS encoding type II toxin-antitoxin system RelE/ParE family toxin, producing the protein MKRFGVEWAQPASKDLENIIDYISQDNIDTAITIFEKIKSKCSALN; encoded by the coding sequence GGGGTTGAGTGGGCTCAGCCAGCGAGTAAAGATTTAGAAAACATCATAGACTATATCTCCCAAGATAATATTGATACCGCTATTACCATCTTCGAGAAAATAAAATCGAAATGTAGCGCATTGAATCA